The Strix uralensis isolate ZFMK-TIS-50842 chromosome 23, bStrUra1, whole genome shotgun sequence genome has a segment encoding these proteins:
- the LOC141954120 gene encoding uncharacterized protein LOC141954120 → MSEGRRFSAHPRRAMRRIWRWLCGRARSMGAGEGPESSRSSGGHELQPEGRDELHRAATSGNLAPARPLVEERDTDCRDKADRRRRSGSARPVDPSKREKKGEAAPGQGKGVSASSAPRGAAAAAARRRAPALRRADEPAACLESAVRTSPSDEEGVKESKSFGQEAEDARAQIPTVGSDSSPSHLSPGTHQPSERVDGQVFLRECHQCLRVQGKLHEDMAEMREENESLSRQLSKAERKADGLEKEVEQLKNALLEQTSALDWTERELQESKRQTLDWYGACLLKEQKREDAIKKAEELQHQLAQLQSENVLLRQQLGDAQNNSCLEQMRREAQLQGELADAVRKQHTAETALKALTNQYGRLKAENSRLQEDLDKAKAKACELSAQLELQSQKSLQLEALNKEMGQTVTSLSARLATPGAGHTTTAPEEKQYLSLLLEVQAAAEARVEEIKTAVASWRNNLEQIIRAQALELERAKDKQESTALLLACAQAELKSSDKRFWVMEDIARVLRIKLNKANERLAEARRSNGSQKAECEQDQGTRGPSVNPSGSATSERKTRSGGDCPQTSALPPNVSEAWDIPSGATPPDSDILTESY, encoded by the exons ATGAGCGAGGGGAGGCGGTTCAGTGCCCATCCCCGCCGGGCCATGAGGAGGATCTGGCGGTGGCTGTGCGGGAGGGCCAGGAgcatgggggcaggggagggtcccGAGTCCTCCAGGAGCAGCGGTGGCCATGAGCTCCAGCCGGAGGGCCGGGACGAGCTGCACCGTGCAGCCACCAGCGGCAACTTGGCCCCAGCGCGGCCGCTGGTGGAGGAGCGCGACACCGACTGCCGGGACAAGGCCGACAG gcgCAGGCGCAGTGGCAGCGCGCGGCCTGTGGACCCCAGCAAgcgggagaagaagggagaagctgCTCCAGGCCAAGGCAAAGGGGTGTCAGCATCCAGCGCTCcccgtggggcagcagctgctgcagcgaggCGGCGTGCACCCGCCCTGCGGAGAGCAG atgAGCCTGCCGCCTGCTTGGAGTCGGCCGTCCGTACGTCGCCATCAGATGAAGAAGGCGTCAAGGAGAGCAagagctttgggcaggag GCAGAAGATGCCAGAGCCCAAATACCGACGGTGGGGTCAGAttcatccccttcccacctgagCCCTGGGACACATCAGCCATCTGAAAGGGTCGATGGGCAAGTGTTTCTGAGAGAATGTCACCAATGCCTTCGCGTGCAAGGAAAGCTCCATGAGGACATGGCTGAGATGCGAGAAGAAAACGAGAGCTTGTCTCGGCAGCTGAGCAAAGCCGAAAGAAAAGCTGatgggctggaaaaggaagtggaGCAACTGAAAAATGCCCTCTTGGAACAGACATCGGCTTTAGACTGGACAGAAAGAGAATTACAAGAGAGCAAGAGGCAGACACTGGACTGGTATGGTGCATGCCTTcttaaagagcagaagagagaagatgccatcaagaaggcagaagagctgcagcaccAACTGGCCCAGCTCCAAAGTGAAAACGTTTTGCTGCGTCAGCAGCTGGGAGACGCGCAGAACAACAGCTGCCTGGAACAAATG AGAAGAGAGGCACAGCTGCAAGGAGAGCTCGctgatgctgtcagaaagcagcacacagcagaaactgCGCTGAAGGCTTTGACGAACCAGTACGGTCGCCTGAAGGCAGAGAACTCCCGCTTGCAGGAGGACCTGGACAAGGCTAAGGCCAAG gcGTGCGAACTCTccgcacagctggagctgcagtcccaaaaatctctgcagctcgAAGCTCTAAataaggagatgggacagacgGTGACAAGTCTGTCAGCTCGCTTGGCGACTCCTGGCGCGGGTCACACCACAACAGCGCCGGAAGAGAAGCAATATCTGAGTCTACTTTTGGAG GTACAGGCAGCCGCTGAAGCCAGAGTAGAAGAGATCAAGACCGCTGTCGCCTCTTGGAGAAACAACCTGGAGCAGATCATTAGAGCTCAGGCTCTcgagctggagagagcaaaggacaagcaggagtcgaccgccctgctcctggcctgtgcacaggcagaattAAAGAGCTCTGACAAGCGTTTCTGGGTGATGGAGGACATCGCAAGAGTTCTCAGAATCAAATTAAATAA GGCTAATGAGAGGCTAGCAGAAGCCAGGAGGAGCAACGGCAGTCAGAAAGCGGAGTGTGAGCAAGACCAGGGGACCAGGGGACCGAGCGTAAACCCATCGGGCTCAG ccaccagcGAACGTAAAACCAGATCTGGTGGGGATTGTCCCCAGACATCTGCTCTTCCGCCAAATGTCAGCGAAGCCTGGGATATCCCTTCTGGGGCAACTCCGCCCGACAGCGACATTTTgacggagagttattaa